One genomic window of Mucilaginibacter terrenus includes the following:
- a CDS encoding Rne/Rng family ribonuclease, with protein sequence MIKELIIDSSPNGATIALLQDKQLVELHKEQITNNYTVGDIYLGRIKKIMPSLNAAFVDVGYEKDAFLHYLDLGPQVQSLLKLTKQVRSGGYQSKLLDNFKLEADINKGGKISDVLAKGGLIPVQIAKEPISTKGPRLSSDLSIAGRYVVLVPFSEVISISKKIKSNTERTRLRKVVESIKPQHFGVIIRTVSEGKGVQELQKDLLDLIAKWETFVTKLPGTEPAKKVLGEIGRTSTILRDILNPDFQHIYTNEQGMYDEVRSYIHEISPEMESIVRLHKHKDPLFEFHGIEKQIKGAFGKTVNLAGGAYLVIEHTEALHVIDVNSGNRTANKENQEENAFQVNKEAAREIARQLRLRDMGGIVVVDFIDMHKPTNRKDLFDHLRAEMAHDRAKHTILPPSKFGLVQITRQRVRPEMNIVTTEVCPTCNGTGTIRPTILLLDDIENNFNYILEEQNEKNITLCVHPYIEAYIKKGFFNRQLKWYFKYNQWIKIKSNPAYQITEFHFFSSKDEEIKL encoded by the coding sequence TTGATAAAAGAATTAATTATCGATTCATCCCCCAACGGGGCTACTATTGCATTATTACAGGACAAACAACTTGTAGAACTCCATAAAGAGCAGATCACCAATAATTATACTGTTGGAGATATTTATTTAGGCCGCATTAAAAAAATTATGCCGAGCCTGAACGCTGCTTTTGTGGATGTAGGTTATGAGAAGGATGCCTTTTTGCATTACCTTGATTTGGGGCCGCAGGTACAAAGCCTGCTTAAGCTTACCAAACAGGTACGTAGCGGGGGATACCAATCAAAGCTTTTAGATAACTTTAAGCTCGAAGCCGATATAAATAAAGGAGGCAAGATCTCTGATGTTTTAGCGAAAGGCGGGCTTATACCTGTACAAATTGCCAAAGAACCTATCTCTACCAAAGGCCCGCGCCTTAGTTCAGATCTTTCAATAGCAGGCCGTTATGTTGTACTGGTGCCTTTTTCGGAAGTTATCTCTATCTCTAAGAAGATAAAAAGCAATACCGAGCGTACACGCCTCCGTAAAGTGGTTGAAAGCATTAAGCCGCAGCACTTCGGGGTAATTATACGTACGGTATCTGAGGGTAAAGGTGTACAGGAACTGCAAAAGGACCTGCTGGACCTGATAGCCAAATGGGAAACCTTTGTTACCAAGCTACCCGGCACCGAGCCTGCTAAGAAAGTGCTTGGCGAAATTGGCCGCACATCAACCATCCTGAGGGATATTTTAAACCCGGACTTTCAGCATATATACACCAACGAACAGGGGATGTATGATGAGGTGCGCTCGTATATACACGAGATATCGCCCGAGATGGAAAGTATTGTGCGCCTGCACAAGCACAAGGATCCGTTGTTTGAGTTTCATGGTATCGAAAAGCAAATAAAAGGAGCCTTTGGCAAAACGGTTAATCTGGCCGGGGGTGCTTACCTGGTGATTGAGCATACTGAAGCGCTGCACGTTATAGACGTGAACAGCGGCAACCGCACTGCCAACAAGGAGAACCAGGAGGAGAACGCTTTCCAGGTAAATAAGGAAGCTGCGCGCGAAATTGCCCGCCAGTTGCGCCTTAGGGATATGGGCGGCATTGTAGTGGTCGATTTTATTGACATGCACAAGCCAACCAACCGTAAGGATTTGTTTGACCACCTTAGGGCCGAGATGGCGCATGACCGTGCTAAGCACACCATACTGCCTCCTAGTAAATTTGGTTTAGTGCAAATTACCCGGCAGCGCGTACGCCCGGAGATGAACATTGTAACTACGGAAGTTTGCCCTACCTGTAACGGAACCGGAACTATACGGCCAACCATACTGCTGCTGGATGATATTGAGAATAACTTCAATTACATACTGGAGGAGCAGAATGAGAAAAACATTACGCTTTGTGTACACCCGTACATAGAAGCTTACATTAAAAAGGGCTTTTTTAACCGCCAGCTGAAATGGTACTTTAAGTACAACCAGTGGATTAAAATAAAAAGCAACCCTGCCTATCAGATTACCGAGTTCCACTTTTTCTCCAGTAAAGACGAAGAGATAAAACTTTAG
- the radA gene encoding DNA repair protein RadA: protein MAKTKIAYFCQSCGYESPKWLGKCPSCQQWNTFVEEILEKSAAAVPTWKATPTSSQRANKPVPVADIVFKEEHRLLTPDKEFNRVLGGGIVAGSLVLMGGEPGIGKSTLMLQIALTMPNIKVLYVSGEESDHQIKMRAERLAPPPPEEGVFRVNGTSTPPSGGWGAFILTETSTQNIFKQIEELQPDLVVIDSIQTLHSAHVESTPGSVSQVRECTAELLRFAKETATPVFLIGHITKDGMIAGPKILEHMVDTVLQFEGDRHHVYRILRTIKNRFGSASELGIYEMLGEGLREVSNPSEILLSQRDEPLSGITISVTLEGMRPMLIETQALVSTSAYGTPQRTATGFDTKRMSMLLAVLEKRCGFKLGTQDVFLNITGGIRVEDPAIDLGLAAAIVSSYQDIPIPAKTCFAGEIGLSGEIRAVNRIEQRIAEAQKLGFEQIFISKYNMPSAAKDKKRLDLTRYTIDVKPVGRIEEVFGLLFG, encoded by the coding sequence ATGGCTAAAACCAAAATAGCATATTTCTGCCAAAGCTGCGGCTATGAATCTCCTAAATGGCTGGGGAAATGCCCAAGCTGCCAGCAATGGAACACATTTGTAGAAGAGATACTTGAGAAATCGGCAGCGGCGGTTCCTACGTGGAAGGCTACGCCTACATCATCTCAACGGGCCAACAAGCCAGTGCCTGTAGCAGACATTGTGTTTAAAGAGGAGCACCGCCTGCTTACTCCAGATAAAGAATTTAACCGGGTGCTAGGCGGCGGCATTGTCGCCGGATCGCTGGTGCTGATGGGTGGGGAACCGGGCATAGGTAAATCTACCCTGATGCTGCAGATAGCGCTAACAATGCCCAATATAAAGGTGTTGTATGTTTCCGGAGAGGAAAGCGATCACCAGATAAAGATGCGGGCGGAGAGGTTGGCCCCCCCTCCCCCTGAAGAGGGAGTTTTTAGAGTTAATGGGACATCTACACCCCCTTCAGGGGGCTGGGGGGCTTTCATCCTTACCGAAACTTCCACGCAAAACATATTTAAACAAATAGAAGAACTGCAGCCGGACCTGGTAGTAATTGATTCTATCCAGACTTTGCATTCCGCGCATGTAGAGTCTACTCCCGGGAGTGTGTCGCAGGTACGGGAATGTACGGCCGAATTGCTTCGATTTGCTAAAGAGACCGCTACACCGGTGTTCCTTATCGGCCACATAACTAAGGACGGTATGATAGCCGGCCCAAAAATACTGGAACACATGGTTGATACTGTTTTGCAGTTTGAGGGCGACAGGCACCATGTTTACCGCATATTGCGCACCATTAAAAATCGTTTCGGCTCCGCATCAGAACTAGGTATATACGAAATGCTTGGCGAGGGCTTACGCGAAGTATCTAACCCATCAGAGATATTGTTATCACAACGGGATGAACCGTTAAGCGGCATTACGATATCAGTAACACTAGAGGGTATGCGCCCGATGCTGATTGAAACGCAAGCGCTGGTGAGTACATCTGCATACGGCACACCACAACGTACAGCAACCGGTTTTGATACTAAACGGATGAGCATGCTACTGGCGGTGTTAGAGAAGCGCTGTGGCTTTAAACTGGGCACGCAGGACGTGTTCCTGAACATTACAGGTGGTATACGGGTGGAAGACCCTGCTATTGACCTTGGCCTTGCAGCTGCCATTGTTTCCTCTTACCAGGACATCCCCATCCCTGCAAAAACCTGCTTTGCGGGCGAGATAGGGCTTTCGGGTGAGATCCGCGCGGTTAACCGCATAGAACAACGTATAGCGGAAGCGCAAAAGCTTGGATTTGAGCAGATCTTTATTTCTAAGTACAATATGCCTTCAGCTGCTAAAGATAAAAAGCGGTTGGACCTGACGCGCTATACTATAGATGTAAAGCCAGTAGGCAGAATAGAGGAAGTGTTTGGGTTGCTGTTTGGGTAA
- a CDS encoding PP2C family protein-serine/threonine phosphatase translates to MQNLQGNSGEEELIRLLLKRQTELNSLLEITRAINKNASTPDLIRMLEVILQRYLQVGKFRFLIEKEGVYSCISKYGGQIERANVLNNTWKHLSKLKAPSALNNHSDPILGTYNYFIPIYHKNKALAYALIGDFNTSGEMLNNDLTFIQTLINVIVVALENKRLFRERLQTERLTREMELAVEVQNMLIPMRVYKENGVEVGAKYLPHQTIGGDYFDFIRLNEDEFLWCIADVSGKGISAALLMANFQASLQGLAAIEDDLTTIIERLNKLVIQNTKGERFITMFLARFNQKTRKLNYVNAGHNPTILYCQGEAVPLKLGTTMIGAFEELPFLNEGEIDIEPDSLFFNYTDGLMDHELQNYEAWSEEKLLEFVIENGELSPDNFNNAMMEHINNVIKGKPIDDITLLAVKIT, encoded by the coding sequence ATGCAAAATCTACAGGGTAACTCGGGAGAGGAAGAATTAATCCGGCTGCTGCTTAAACGGCAAACGGAGCTAAACTCTTTGCTCGAAATTACTAGAGCGATCAACAAGAACGCCTCTACACCCGACCTTATACGGATGCTGGAGGTAATTTTGCAGCGCTACCTGCAGGTGGGCAAGTTCAGGTTTTTGATAGAGAAGGAGGGTGTTTACAGCTGTATTTCTAAATATGGCGGACAAATAGAACGTGCCAACGTACTCAATAACACCTGGAAACACCTTAGCAAGTTAAAGGCACCCTCGGCTTTAAACAACCATAGCGACCCTATTTTAGGCACGTACAACTATTTTATCCCTATTTACCACAAAAACAAGGCACTGGCATACGCACTTATCGGTGATTTTAACACCAGCGGCGAAATGCTCAACAATGACCTGACCTTCATTCAAACGCTTATAAACGTTATTGTAGTAGCGCTGGAAAATAAAAGGTTGTTCCGCGAACGCCTCCAGACCGAACGTTTAACGCGCGAAATGGAGCTGGCAGTAGAGGTGCAAAATATGCTTATTCCTATGCGGGTGTATAAGGAAAATGGAGTTGAGGTTGGGGCTAAATACCTGCCGCACCAAACCATCGGCGGGGATTACTTCGATTTTATCAGGTTAAATGAAGACGAGTTTTTGTGGTGCATTGCCGATGTGTCGGGCAAGGGAATATCCGCGGCTTTGCTGATGGCCAACTTCCAGGCAAGCTTGCAGGGGCTGGCTGCCATTGAAGACGACCTTACCACCATAATAGAACGCCTTAACAAATTGGTTATCCAAAATACAAAAGGCGAACGTTTTATTACCATGTTCCTGGCCCGGTTTAACCAAAAAACACGGAAGCTTAATTACGTTAACGCCGGGCACAATCCAACCATCCTGTATTGCCAGGGTGAGGCGGTTCCGTTGAAGCTAGGAACAACCATGATCGGCGCGTTCGAAGAGCTGCCTTTTCTGAACGAAGGTGAGATTGATATAGAGCCGGACAGCTTATTCTTTAACTACACAGATGGCCTGATGGATCATGAACTACAGAATTATGAGGCCTGGAGCGAGGAAAAACTGCTGGAGTTTGTGATAGAAAACGGCGAACTCTCCCCCGACAACTTTAACAACGCGATGATGGAACACATCAACAACGTTATAAAAGGAAAACCTATTGATGATATTACGCTGCTTGCGGTAAAGATCACGTAA
- a CDS encoding glycosyltransferase family 2 protein codes for MIVPSIISLLLTAVYLVVVAYLIKGWSNLKRPKTDGAPLNTKVTILIAARNEEERIRYTIEDILAQDYPKHLTEVIIVDDHSTDSTAEIIRSYAGQGIKLMQLQEDEPLNSYKKKAIAEAISRSTGDLMVATDADCRMGTKWLSSVVAYYETHDLVIISSPVTYFEERSLFERLQTLEFAYLIGIGGAFIGNGRASNCNGANLAYRKDVFHEVGGFKGIDDLASGDDELLLQKIAVVYPNRIGFLKNTDAVVYTHAKHTLGEFVQQRRRWASKSTRYKDKKIVALAVAIWLFNLSMLVNALLGFYNISFLVLFLVQYLLKYLFEAAYLLPITSFFKRSSLVGLLAILIPVHIIYFVYIGLMGNTRKYSWKGRVVR; via the coding sequence TTGATCGTACCTAGTATCATTTCCCTTCTGCTCACCGCTGTTTATCTGGTGGTTGTAGCCTATCTTATAAAAGGATGGAGCAACTTAAAACGCCCGAAAACAGATGGCGCGCCGCTTAATACAAAAGTAACCATCCTGATAGCGGCCCGCAACGAAGAGGAGCGCATTCGATATACTATTGAGGACATCCTGGCGCAGGATTACCCCAAACACCTTACCGAAGTGATCATAGTAGATGACCATTCAACCGATAGCACTGCCGAGATCATCCGCAGCTATGCCGGCCAGGGCATTAAGCTGATGCAGCTGCAGGAGGATGAACCGCTTAATTCATACAAGAAAAAGGCCATTGCCGAAGCCATAAGCCGCTCTACCGGCGACCTGATGGTTGCAACGGACGCTGATTGCCGTATGGGTACCAAATGGCTGAGTTCTGTAGTTGCTTATTACGAGACGCATGATCTGGTGATAATATCCTCACCCGTAACTTATTTTGAAGAACGCAGCCTGTTTGAACGCTTGCAGACGTTGGAGTTTGCTTACCTGATTGGCATAGGCGGTGCATTCATCGGCAACGGTCGGGCATCTAACTGCAACGGGGCTAACCTGGCTTACCGTAAAGATGTTTTCCATGAAGTTGGCGGCTTTAAAGGTATAGATGACCTTGCCTCTGGCGACGACGAACTGCTGCTGCAGAAAATAGCCGTAGTGTACCCAAATCGCATAGGCTTTCTTAAAAACACCGATGCGGTGGTTTATACCCATGCCAAGCACACCCTGGGGGAATTTGTGCAGCAACGCAGGCGATGGGCATCAAAGTCTACCCGGTATAAGGACAAAAAGATAGTTGCGCTCGCGGTTGCTATCTGGCTCTTTAACCTTTCTATGCTGGTGAATGCATTGTTGGGTTTTTACAATATCTCGTTCCTGGTGTTATTCCTGGTGCAGTACCTGCTAAAGTATTTGTTCGAGGCAGCATACCTGTTACCGATCACCTCATTTTTTAAGCGCAGCAGCCTGGTCGGTTTGCTGGCGATACTTATTCCTGTTCATATTATCTACTTTGTGTACATAGGTTTAATGGGGAACACGCGTAAATACTCCTGGAAAGGCCGTGTAGTGCGATAG
- a CDS encoding lysylphosphatidylglycerol synthase domain-containing protein, with protein sequence MTAYAKKFLSYLLKAGILFLAALFIYHKFLTKNTDLKQFELLISKISRQQVLVTLSAIVLLMFLNWLLESLKWQYLAKRLVAISVWEAIEAVFCGLTWAVFTPNRIGEYGGRVMFLPSRKRIHGVFAMAVGAFAQNVVTNLTGILAGLIFIYTYLKLDPWLFAGITILSLIVLGLFLVFYFHISWLVALLDRIKFLRKYHRFFYIMGRYNKRELIVVMAYSIARFAVFTFQYYLVIHLLLPVIPFGPMMLTVIVFIFIQSALPSLDLLDIGVRSFTAAHLFLYITTQQIAIIAAVSSIWLINLIIPAILGSVFVLKLKFFDRT encoded by the coding sequence TTGACCGCGTACGCTAAAAAGTTTCTCTCGTACCTGCTTAAAGCGGGCATACTGTTCCTGGCGGCGCTGTTCATCTACCACAAGTTCCTAACCAAAAATACCGATCTTAAACAGTTCGAGCTGTTGATATCAAAAATAAGCAGGCAGCAGGTATTGGTAACGCTTAGTGCAATAGTGCTGCTCATGTTCCTGAACTGGCTGCTGGAAAGTTTAAAATGGCAGTACCTGGCAAAGCGGCTGGTTGCAATATCTGTATGGGAAGCTATAGAAGCGGTTTTTTGCGGTCTGACCTGGGCGGTGTTCACTCCAAACCGTATAGGCGAATATGGCGGAAGGGTAATGTTCCTGCCGAGCCGAAAACGTATACATGGAGTGTTTGCAATGGCTGTTGGTGCTTTCGCACAAAACGTGGTCACCAACTTAACGGGCATTCTGGCTGGGTTGATATTCATCTATACCTATCTTAAGCTAGACCCCTGGTTATTTGCAGGGATCACAATATTATCGCTTATCGTTCTGGGTTTGTTCCTGGTGTTCTATTTTCATATCAGCTGGCTGGTTGCCCTGCTGGATCGCATTAAGTTCCTGCGCAAGTATCACCGCTTCTTTTACATAATGGGCCGCTATAACAAACGCGAATTGATAGTGGTAATGGCATACAGCATAGCCAGGTTCGCGGTGTTTACGTTCCAGTACTATTTGGTTATACATCTGTTGCTGCCCGTTATCCCATTTGGTCCAATGATGCTGACTGTAATCGTTTTTATTTTCATTCAGTCGGCCCTGCCCTCATTGGACCTTTTAGATATAGGTGTGCGCAGCTTTACTGCAGCGCATTTGTTTCTGTACATTACCACCCAGCAAATAGCTATTATTGCAGCTGTTTCGTCTATTTGGCTTATTAATCTCATTATCCCTGCGATACTGGGTTCTGTGTTTGTTCTTAAATTAAAATTCTTTGATCGTACCTAG